In Deltaproteobacteria bacterium, a single genomic region encodes these proteins:
- a CDS encoding SDR family NAD(P)-dependent oxidoreductase: MQGKVVIVTGAAKGIGRHASHTLAKAGAKIVLADADAERLHKTLGEVQKLGAEAIAVPTDVRDEKDVRQLVYKVADRFGQIDALINDAGIVPHFNWGIPRWPRVRNLSYDFWNSVIQTNLGGTFLCSKYVVPFMEERRSGNIVNLWGGGRPENHGASPYVVSKDAIRTFTKFMAEEEREWNICIVAFSPKQAIATEDAPEEARQRLPGPESLGNGFVLAAQAGMEMTGKTVEHRDGLLVAAD; the protein is encoded by the coding sequence ATGCAAGGAAAAGTTGTTATCGTCACCGGCGCGGCCAAGGGCATCGGCCGCCATGCGTCGCATACGCTAGCCAAGGCCGGCGCGAAGATCGTGCTCGCCGACGCCGACGCCGAACGTCTGCATAAAACCTTGGGCGAAGTGCAGAAACTCGGCGCCGAGGCCATCGCTGTTCCCACCGACGTGCGCGACGAAAAAGACGTGCGTCAATTAGTTTACAAAGTCGCCGACCGCTTCGGCCAGATCGACGCACTGATCAACGACGCCGGCATCGTGCCGCATTTCAATTGGGGCATTCCCCGCTGGCCGCGGGTGCGCAATTTAAGTTACGACTTCTGGAACAGCGTAATTCAAACCAACCTCGGCGGCACGTTTCTTTGCTCGAAGTACGTCGTGCCATTCATGGAAGAACGCCGCTCGGGCAACATCGTCAATCTCTGGGGCGGCGGCCGGCCGGAAAATCACGGCGCATCGCCTTATGTCGTCAGCAAAGACGCCATTCGCACCTTCACCAAATTCATGGCCGAAGAAGAACGCGAGTGGAACATCTGCATCGTTGCCTTCAGCCCCAAGCAAGCGATCGCAACGGAAGACGCGCCCGAAGAAGCGCGCCAACGCTTGCCCGGCCCGGAAAGTTTAGGCAACGGCTTCGTCCTCGCCGCGCAAGC
- a CDS encoding NAD(P)-dependent oxidoreductase has product MKILVTGGQGKVGRFVVQELVNSGHDVTVLDRIPGPERDPVKYLIGDIEDLGQVMEAMAGNHAVIHLAAVHSPNIATTPVVYRTNVIGTFNAHHAAFRLGVKRVVSASSNAIVGWSYSEKFMPDYLPIDEAHPLRPEDAYGLSKEIGETIARSYARKGLETVSLRPSGVVAPEELEEMKKAGGRKPAGFQAYSYIDARDLAVAFRLAVERPVPGGTVMFVVADDSTLAEPLCDLYPRVRPAIGDRARGLTGSKGVYANARAKELLGWQPIHTWRDK; this is encoded by the coding sequence ATGAAAATCCTCGTTACCGGCGGACAAGGCAAAGTGGGTCGTTTCGTCGTCCAAGAGTTGGTCAACTCGGGGCATGACGTGACGGTGCTCGACCGAATCCCGGGCCCAGAACGCGACCCGGTGAAATATTTGATCGGCGACATTGAGGATCTTGGCCAAGTAATGGAAGCGATGGCCGGCAACCACGCGGTGATTCATCTGGCGGCGGTTCATAGTCCCAATATCGCGACAACCCCAGTGGTTTATCGGACCAACGTCATCGGGACTTTCAACGCCCATCACGCCGCCTTTCGCCTGGGCGTAAAGCGTGTCGTGTCGGCGAGCAGCAACGCGATTGTCGGCTGGAGCTATAGTGAAAAGTTCATGCCGGACTACTTGCCCATCGACGAAGCGCATCCGCTGCGGCCCGAAGACGCTTATGGTCTTTCAAAGGAAATCGGCGAGACCATCGCGCGGTCCTATGCGCGGAAGGGGCTCGAAACGGTCAGCCTGCGGCCGAGCGGAGTGGTAGCGCCCGAGGAACTCGAAGAAATGAAAAAAGCCGGTGGCCGAAAGCCGGCGGGCTTTCAAGCCTACAGTTACATCGACGCGCGCGATCTCGCCGTGGCGTTTCGCTTGGCGGTGGAGCGGCCAGTGCCGGGCGGCACCGTCATGTTTGTCGTCGCCGACGACAGCACGCTGGCCGAACCGTTATGCGATCTTTACCCGCGTGTCCGGCCGGCCATCGGCGACAGAGCCCGCGGTTTAACCGGCAGCAAGGGAGTTTACGCCAACGCGCGCGCGAAAGAGCTGCTCGGTTGGCAGCCGATTCACACCTGGCGCGATAAATAG
- a CDS encoding amidohydrolase: MIKIDADAHVLETTQTWQYMEGGERKYRPQVVGSTDGSSNDEYWLVDGTLRLKSRNVGKNTPMASRELSDPAARLKHMDELGIDIQVIFPTIFIIPLTQRPEIELALCRSYNRWMADIWKQAKERLRWVAVLPLFSMDKVFEEAKFAKENGAVGIFLRGSECEKLLSDSYFFPLYDAASRLDLPICIHSATGSTALFDYYKYETIGFAKFKLVIVGAFHNLIADKIPERFPKLKIAFLEVSAQWLPYVLTDLAKRYHLQGRELHTKNLLRESRFYVGCETRDDLPYIIQAAGDDNLVVGTDYGHADSATELAALDGICNDPRLNPAIAAKIVSANSRALYSL; this comes from the coding sequence ATGATCAAAATTGACGCCGATGCCCATGTGCTGGAAACCACGCAAACTTGGCAATACATGGAAGGTGGCGAGCGCAAATACCGGCCGCAGGTTGTCGGCTCTACCGACGGTTCGTCGAACGACGAATACTGGCTGGTGGACGGCACCCTGCGGCTTAAGTCGCGTAACGTCGGCAAGAATACGCCGATGGCCTCACGCGAATTAAGCGACCCCGCTGCGCGGCTCAAGCATATGGATGAGCTGGGCATCGACATCCAAGTGATTTTCCCGACCATATTTATTATTCCGCTGACACAGCGGCCGGAGATCGAACTGGCGCTTTGCCGCAGCTACAACCGCTGGATGGCAGATATCTGGAAGCAGGCGAAGGAGCGTTTGCGATGGGTGGCGGTGTTGCCGCTATTCAGCATGGATAAGGTTTTTGAGGAAGCGAAGTTCGCCAAGGAAAACGGCGCGGTGGGCATCTTTCTGCGCGGCTCGGAGTGCGAGAAGTTGTTGAGCGATAGTTATTTCTTCCCGCTCTACGACGCCGCGAGTCGTCTCGATCTGCCGATATGCATCCACTCGGCCACTGGCAGCACGGCGTTGTTCGACTACTACAAATACGAAACCATCGGCTTTGCCAAATTTAAGCTGGTGATCGTCGGCGCGTTTCACAATCTGATCGCCGACAAAATCCCCGAACGTTTTCCCAAGCTTAAAATTGCCTTCCTCGAAGTTAGCGCGCAATGGTTGCCCTATGTGCTAACCGATTTAGCCAAGCGGTACCATCTGCAGGGGCGCGAGTTGCACACGAAAAATTTACTGCGCGAAAGCCGGTTCTACGTCGGCTGCGAAACCAGAGACGATCTTCCTTACATCATTCAAGCCGCCGGCGACGATAACCTGGTGGTCGGCACCGACTATGGACACGCCGATAGCGCAACCGAGCTCGCCGCGCTCGACGGCATCTGCAACGATCCGCGGTTGAATCCAGCGATCGCCGCGAAAATCGTCAGCGCCAACTCCCGGGCGTTATATAGTTTGTGA
- a CDS encoding xanthine dehydrogenase family protein subunit M gives MRRFELTEPRTLEEACLLLSDDADAKAMAGGTALLTLIKHGLFIPKTVVNLNKIQTASAIDYDAKRGLRIGALTSIFDVESSPVVRQYYPVLAQACHLVANIRIRNMATIGGNLAHGDYQSDPPTALVALDASVELMQRNGTRQMKLSEFLLGSYETALEPGELLSAVLVPPPDEWRGTYIKFTTGSSEERPCAGVAALARMEHGICRDLRLVVGAVSPRPVRLHGAEELARGKDLTQSVLQELGAEASRMVDPIDDLRGPAKYKRQLVDVLVRRAVAAAMQK, from the coding sequence ATGCGACGATTCGAGTTAACCGAGCCGCGCACGCTAGAAGAAGCGTGTTTGCTGCTGAGCGATGACGCCGATGCCAAGGCGATGGCCGGCGGCACCGCGCTGCTGACGCTCATAAAACATGGCCTTTTCATTCCTAAAACTGTCGTCAATCTAAACAAAATCCAGACCGCGAGCGCCATCGACTACGACGCGAAACGGGGCCTCCGCATCGGCGCGTTAACGAGCATTTTTGATGTCGAATCCTCTCCCGTTGTGCGTCAATACTATCCGGTGCTGGCGCAGGCATGCCACCTGGTGGCCAACATTCGGATTCGCAACATGGCCACCATCGGCGGCAATCTGGCCCATGGCGACTATCAGTCCGATCCGCCCACGGCGCTGGTGGCGCTGGACGCCAGCGTGGAATTGATGCAGCGCAACGGCACGCGCCAGATGAAGCTGTCGGAGTTTTTGCTGGGAAGCTACGAGACTGCGCTAGAGCCGGGAGAGTTGCTATCGGCGGTGCTGGTCCCGCCGCCGGACGAATGGCGCGGCACTTACATCAAATTTACCACTGGCTCTTCCGAGGAGCGGCCGTGCGCCGGAGTCGCCGCGCTGGCGCGCATGGAACACGGTATCTGTCGCGATCTTCGCTTGGTCGTGGGTGCGGTTTCGCCCCGTCCGGTTCGGCTGCACGGGGCCGAAGAGTTGGCGCGTGGTAAAGATCTCACGCAGTCGGTTTTGCAAGAGCTCGGCGCCGAAGCGAGCCGGATGGTGGATCCCATTGACGACTTGCGCGGTCCGGCCAAATACAAGCGTCAACTGGTCGATGTTCTCGTGCGCCGCGCGGTTGCGGCGGCGATGCAGAAATAA